Within the Paracoccus everestensis genome, the region GTGGCCAGCGTGCAGTAGTCCATGCCCGGGCAGGCGATGATATCGCTGGTCAGACCGGCATTCGCCACCGCCAGCCCGGCCTTTTGCAAGGCGGAGTAAACGGCGGGCAGGTCCGATTTGTGGACATGGGGCAGCACGACGTTCTGGTCGTGGCTGATGCGCAGGTCGGCATGGCCATACTGTTCCGCCAGATCGGCCAGCAGGCGCATCTGGTCCGCACCGGCGTCGCCCGGCGTTTCGCCATGCGTTTTGAAGGTCACGATCACGCTGGCATAGCCGGGACTCTTGTGGGCATGCAGGTTGGTGTCCGTCCAGCTGCGAAAGGCGCCGTTCTTCGCACGCTCGGCCTCGTAACCCTCGGTTCCGGCATTGCGGAAAGCGGGGGCGGCAAAGCGGTCGCGGAAGATCGCCAGCGCCTCGCGGTCGGCGCCGTGGAAGTCGCGGCGGCGGTTCTGGAACTCCTCCTCGACCTCGGCCTTGAAGACATCCAGGCCGCGTTCGTGGACGGTGATCTTGATGCGGGCCTTGTACTTGTTGTCGCGGCGTCCCGACAGGTTGTAGGTCGCGATGATCGCCTCGATATAGGCCAGCAGGTCGGCCTCGGGCAGGAAGTCGCGGATCACCTTGCCCAGCATGGGCGTGCGGCCCAGACCGCCGCCGACCCAGACCTCGAAGCCCGTCTGGCCGTCCTTCTGGATCAGGCGCAGCCCGATGTCATGGGCCGCAACCAGGGCGCGGTCGCGCGCCGCGCCGGTAATGGCGATCTTGAACTTGCGCGGCAGGAACTGGAATTCCGCGTGGTCGGTGGACCAGCTGCGCAGCAGTTCCGCATAGGGGCGCGGGTCGATGTATTCGTCGGCGGCAGCCCCCGCAAAGGCATCGGTCGTGACGTTGCGGATCGTGTTGCCGCTGGTCTGGATGGCGTGCATCCCGACGGATGCCAGCTTGTCCAGCATATCGGGGATATCCACCAGCCGGGGCCAGTTGAACTGGATGTTCTGCCGCGTGGTCCAGTGGCCATAGCCCTTGTCATAGGTTTCGGCCAGATGGGCCAGCATCCGCATCTGGTCGGGGCAGATCGTGCCATAAGGAATGGCGATCCGCAGCATATAGGCGTGCAGTTGCAGGTAAACGCCGTTCATCAGGCGCAGGGGCCGGAATTCGTCTTCCGTCAGGCTGCCGTCCAGGCGACGTTCGACCTGGGCGCGGAACTGGGCCGCACGGTGGCGCACATAGTCGGTTTCGACGGGACGAACATCAAACATTGCTGGCCTCGGTCAGGTTGGCTTGCTTCAGGGTCTGGATGCCGTGGAAGTAATTCGACGGCCCGCGCTGCCGGAACGCTTCGCGGAAATGGGCGGGTTCGGGACCATTGGGGCCGCGCCGTGCCTCGACCAGATAGGGGCCGACGACGATGTTGGACTGGCCCACCGCCTTCAGCAGCGCCAGATCGGCGATGGCCTCGTCCTCGAAAAGGGTCGCGTGGGCGGGGTCGGCGGTCCAGCCATCCTCGCACATCCAGACGTTATGGCCTTCGCGCAAATCGTTTGCGGTGATAACGCCGGGTTTCGCGGCAGTCGGGGTGAAGGCTTTGCTCATGACACGGACCCTTTCCGATAGGTCCTAGCAATATAGAATTTTGTTCTGGATCTTTACGATAGGGTCGGGAAAATAAGGACATTCAATCCCGATGGTTCCCCATGTCAGAACAGCTTCCACAGATTGCCGGTGCCACCAAAACGAATTTCCGGCTGGACGAGGTGGATCGCAAAATCCTGTCCCTGCTGCAAGAGGATGCAAGCCTGTCGCTGGACCAGATCGCCGACCGCGTGGGCGCGTCCAAGACCCCCGTCTGGAACCGGATCCGCAAGCTGCGAGAGGCTGGCGTGATCCGCCGCCAGGTCGCGATCCTGGACCCCGAGGCCCTGGGGCTGGAGGCCTGCTTCTTCGTGCTGATCCGCACCAGCGAACACGACAAGACCTGGGCCGCGCGGTTCCTCAAGGCGCTTCGCGAACGCCCCGAGGTGATCGAGGCCCACCGGCTGGCGGGCGACATCGACTATATCCTGAAGGTGCAGGTCAGGAACGCGCGCGCCTATGACCGCTTCTACCAGTCGCTGATCGGCGAGGTGAAGATCCACAACGTCACCGCGCTGTTGTCGATGGAGGAGATCAAGGCGACCAGTGCGCTTCCCATCCCGGATGTTACGCGCTAGAGTTGTGCCACGTTTGGGGGCCGCATGTCCGACTATACCATCTGGCACAATCCGAAATGCTCGACCTCGCGCTTTGTGCTGCAAGCCTTGCAGGATGCCGGGGCGGATGTGACGGTGCGCGATTATCTGGCGCAGCCCCCTTCGACTGTCGAACTGCGCGCGGCCCTGGACCGGCTGGGCATGGCCCCCCGCGACCTGCTGCGGCGCAGGAACACGCCTTATGACGATCTGGGCCTGGGCGACCCGAAGCTGTCCGACGATGCGCTGATCCAGGCGATGTCGGATCACCCCGCGCTGATCGAACGCCCGGTGGTCTTCGGCCCGGCGGGCGCACGGCTGTGCCGGCCCAAGGAAACCGTCTTCGACCTGCTGGCACGCTGATGGCCGCGTCGAATCTGCTGATCGTGGCCCAGGCCGGTCGCCTGGAATTCCAGGCGATCATCTTCGCCGCCAGCCTGCGCCACGCTGCCCCCGATTTCACCGGCCGCCTGATCGTGGCGGAACCCCAGCCCGAAGGCGCATGGGCGGGCCATGATACACGGATCGGGGACGATACCCGCGCCCTGCTGGACAGCCTGGGGGCCGAGATCACGCCCTTTGCCGCCCGCCATCCCGGGGCTGCCTATCCTTACGGCAACAAGATCTAGGCCTTGTCGATCCTGCCCCCCGACAGCCCCTTTGTCTTTTTCGACAGCGACACGTTGATCACCGGCCCCCTGGATCAGGTGCCTTTCGGCAATCGCCCCGCAGCATCGATGCGCCGCGAGGGGACGTGGCCGGAACCGCCGCTGTATGGGCCCGGATATGCGGCGATCTGGAAGTCGCTTTATGACCGCTTTGGCCTGGACTTCGCGTCGTCCCTGGACCGGTCGCAGCCGGACGAGCATTGGGAACGCTATCTGTATTTCAACGCAGGCTGGTTCTGCGGTCCCGATCCTGCGGCCTTTTCCCAGCGATTCCTGGACTGGGCATTGTCCGTGCGCCGCGACCCACCCGATGAGCTGGCCTGCCAAAGCCTGAACCCCTGGCTGGACCAGGTGGTCTTGCCCTTGGTCATCCACAGCCTGGGCGGCGGGCGCCCCGGTGCTGAGTTGGCCAGGCTTGATGGCACCGTCAGCTGCCATTACCGCAACCTGCCGCTGCTTTACGCGCGCGAGTCCGACGCGGTGCTGGACGTGCTGGAAACCGCCACCGCGCCCAACCGCATCAAGAAGAGGCTGCGGGATTGGGAACCGGCCAAGAAGCTAATCTATCAGGGCAAGGGCCGCGACAAGGTGCGGCCGCTGTTCGCGGGCGGGCTGCCGTCCAAGGAAAAGCCGATCCGGCAGACGCTGAAAAAGAACGGCTGGTGGTGGGACTAGCCGCCCTGTGCTGCCGAAATTGAAACCGGGATGCCGCGCTGCAGGGAGCAGCCGACCATCGAACTGTTCCTGGCCTCGTCGATCAAGGGCTGCGGGTCCGATCCGTCATCCATGGCGCATTGCACCACCATCTCGGCCCCGGTGGCGATTGGCGGATCACCCTCCATCGTCAGATGCACCTTGACCGCTAGCGAGGCGACAGAGACCCCTCGCCTGTGCGCGATATAGCGCAGGTCGTTGCAGAAGCACCCGCCGATGGCCAAGGCCAGCAACTGCGCGCCGTTGAACCCCAGGCCCATGCCCCCCGCCTTGCCCTCGGGACGGTCGGCGATGATGCAATGGGTGCCGGCCCAGCCCACCGCGGCCTCGGTCCCCGGAACGTTCATCAGGCTGATGCTGACAACAGGCATGGCGGCCCCCTGCGGCTGATCCGGGACCAGCCTAGCACGGGACGGGCCGCCCTGTCGCCTTACCCCTCGCCCGCGTCCTCGGTCGATCCGCGCCAGATGTTCACATCGCCGCCTGCCGACAGATCGTCGATGCGGGACAGTTCTTCGGCGGTGAAATCCAGCCGATCCAGTGCGCCGACGCAATCCGTAACCTGGGACGGACGCGAGGCGCCGATCAGCGCACTGGTCACCCGACCGTCGCGCAGGGTCCAGGCCACCCCCATCTGCGCCAGGCTTTGCCCGCGTGCGGCCGCCAGGTCGTTCAACCCGTTCAGGCGCTGGATCATGTCATCCGTCAGCCAATCCTGCGCCAGCGACTTGCCCTGGGCCGCGCGGCTGTCGGCAGGGATGCCGTTCAGGTATTTGCCCGTCAGCATCCCCTGGGCCAGCGGCGTAAAGACGATGCTGCCCATGCCCGAATCATCCAGCGTGTCCAGCAACCTGTCACGCTCGATCCAGCGGTTCAGCAGGTTATAGCTGGGCTGGTGGATCAGGCAGGGCGTTCCCAGGTCACGCAGGATCGCCACTGCCTCGCGCGTGCGGGCGCTGTTATAGCTGCTGATGCCCACGTAAAGCGCGCGTCCCGACCGGACGATATGATCCAGCGCGCCCATGGTTTCCTCCAGGGGCGTGTCGGGATCGAAGCGGTGGGAATAGAAGATATCGACGTGATCCAGGCCCATCCGCTTCAGCGACTGGTCGCAGGATTGGACCAGGTATTTGCGGCTTCCGAATTCGCCATAAGGACCGGGCCACATCCGCCATCCGGCCTTGCTGCTGATGACCAGTTCGTCGCGAAGTCCGGCAAAATCGGTGCGCAGGATGTCCCCGAAGGCCTCCTCGGCGCTGCCGGGGGGCGGGCCATAGTTGTTGGCCAGGTCGAAATGGGTGATGCCCAGATCAAAGGCCGTGCGGCAGATGTCGCGCTTGGTCTGGTGGGGCGTGTCATGGCCGAAATTGTGCCACAGCCCCAGGCTGATCGCGGGCAGCAGCAGCCCGGACCGCCCGCAGCGGCGGTATTGCATCCGGTCGTAACGGTCGCTTGCAGGTTTATACATCGCGGTCCTCGGTTGATGGGGCGGGTCCAAGGCGGATCGGTCCCCGGACATCCGGCCCGGCGATCCGCGTTCCGCCCTGGGTGATGCTCAGCAAGCCCTGGTCCGCCAGCCGCAAGGCCTGATCCCGGATCGGCTGCATCAGCGGCCGCCAGTCGGCGGCCAAGTCGCGCGCGATTTTGCTGGGACAGCAGGTCGTGCCGGGATGCAGCCGTCCCACCTAGTCAAGAATGGCCCGCGCAAGATCCTCCCCGCGCGGGCCGGGATCGGTCATGCCAGCACGTCGTCGCAGCGGGCGCAGACCCCGGGATGGTCGTGCGTCCCCACATCGGGCAGGATCTTCCAGCATCGCTGGCACTTCTCGCCTTCCGCCAGTTCAAAGACCACGCCGATGCCGGGGGTCTCCGCCATGCGGAACGCCTCGGCCGGGGCCGGGTCCAGCGTCAGCGACAGATCCGAGGTGATGCAGACATCCGCGAAATCCATGGATTTGAGCGCGGCCAGCATATCCGCGTCCTCGACATGGACAACGGGCGCGGCCTCCAGGCTGGCGCCGATGGTCTTGTCGGTGCGCTTGACCTCCAAGGCGGCGGTGACAACGCGGCGGGCGCGGCGCACATGGTCCCATTTCGCGGCCAGAGGCTCGTTCAGCCAATCGGCGGGCGTGGCCGGGAAGTCGTGCAGATGCACGCTGTCGTCGTCAGAGGGGAAGCGCGACAGCCACACATCCTCGGTCGTGAAGGGCAGGATCGGGGCCAGCCAGGTCACAAGGCGGTGGAACACGGTGTCCAGCACCGTCCGCGCGGCGCGGCGGCGCGGGTCGCCGGGCGCATCGCAGTAAAGCGCGTCCTTGCGGATGTCGAAATAGAACGCCGACAGATCCACGGTGCAGAACTGGAACAGCGTCTGGAACACGCCCTGGAAGTCGAACTGGTCGTATCCCTTGCGCACTGCGTGATCCAGTTGCGCCAGCCGGTGCAGCACCCACTGCTCCAACTCCGGCATCTGGGCCGGGTCGATCTTTTCGGCATCGCTGAACCCGTCCAGCGCGCCCAGCAGGAAGCGCAGCGTGTTGCGCAAGCGGCGATAGCTGTCGGCGGTACCTTTCAGGATTTCCGGCCCGATCCGCTGGTCGGCGGTGTAATCGGCCTGCGCCACCCACAGGCGCAGGATATCGGCGCCGTATTGCTCGATCACCTTGGCCGGGACGATGGTGTTGCCCAGCGACTTGGACATCTTCATGCCCTTTTCGTCCAGGGTGAAGCCATGCGTCACCACGTTGCGATAGGGCGCGCGTCCCTTGGTCGCGCAGCCTTGCAGCAAGGACGACTGGAACCAGCCGCGATGCTGGTCGGTGCCTTCCAGATAGACGTCGGCGATCCCGTCTGGGGCGCCGTCGGCCCGGTCGCGCAGCACGAAGGCATGGGTGGATCCGCTGTCGAACCACACGTCCAGCACGTCGGTGACCTGATCGTAATCGTCCGGGTTCACGATGCCGTCCAGAACCTGGGCCTTGAAGCCGTCGCGATACCAGACATCGGCGCCGTCTGCCTCAAACGCCGCGATGATGCGGTCGTTGACCCGCTGGTCGCGCAGCAGGAAGTCATTGTCGGTGGGCTTGGTGCCGCGACGCACGAAACAGGTCAGCGGCACGCCCCAGGCCCGCTGGCGCGACAGCACCCAGTCGGGGCGGTTTTCCACCATGGAATGGATCCGGTTCCGCCCGGTCTGCGGCCACCATTTCACCAGCTTGTCGATGCTGGTCAGCGCCCGCGTGCGGATCGTGTCGCCGTGCTGGCCCATGCCGTCGGCCAGCGGCTTGTCGATAGCAGCGAACCATTGCGGCGTGTTGCGATAGATCAGCGGCGCCTTGGATCGCCAGCTATGAGGGTAGGAGTGCTTAATCTTGCCCTTGGCCAGCAGCGCGCCGGCATAGGCCAGCTGCTTGATGACGCTGACATTGGCAGGCCCGTCCTTGCCATCCGCGTCGATGATCGCCTGCCCGCCGAACAGCGGCAGGTCCTTGCGATAGCTGCCGTCGGGTTCGACGTTATAGGTCATCGGCAGCTTGAAGCGCAGGCCAAGCTGATAGTCGTCGTCGCCGTGGCTGGGCGCGGTATGGACAAAGCCCGTACCCGCGTCGTCGGTGACGTGATCGCCGGGCAGAAGGGGTACGTCATAGTCCCATTCGCCATCGCCACCGTCGACGCCGCGCAGGGGATGGGCAAGGGACAGGCCGGACAGTTCATCACTCGACACATCGCGCAGTCGCGCAAAATCCTCGACCTTCGCGGATTTCATGACGCTGTCTGCCAGCGCGTCCGCCAGAACCAAGGTCTCGCCCGCCTGAGCAGTCGCATTCTCGGCCACGGACCTGACTTCATAAAGGCCATAGGCAATCGCTGGGTTATAAGCGACTGCCCGGTTCTGCGGAATAGTCCAGGGCGTGGTGGTCCAGATCACCACCGATGAATGGATCAAATCTCCAAGTCCTGCCGGAATTTGCTCAATCGTTGAACGGTTGGGATCAGCAGTGCCAGAGACTCCATGGGTGAATACCTTAAACCGCACCCAGATCGTGTGGCTGGTGTGGTCCTTGTATTCGACCTCGGCCTCGGCCAGGGCGGTCTTTTCCACCGGCGACCACATCACGGGCTTGGACCCCTGATACAGCGCGCCGTTCATGACCAGCTTCATGAACTCGGCCGCGATCACCGCCTCGGCATGGAAATCCATCGTCAGATAGGGGTCGTCCCATTTTCCGGTAATGCCCAGGCGCTTGAATTCCTGCCGCTGGATGTCGATCCATTCGTCGGCAAAGCGGCGGCATTCCTGGCGGAACTCGACCACGTCCACGGCGTCCTTGTCACGGCCCTCGGCGCGATACTTCTCCTCGATCTTCCATTCGATCGGCAACCCGTGGCAGTCCCAGCCGGGGACATAGCGCGCGTCGCGGCCCATCATCTGGTGGCTGCGCACGATGATGTCCTTGATGGTCTTGTTCAGCGCGTGGCCGATATGCAGGTGGCCGTTGGCATAGGGCGGGCCATCATGCAGGATGAAGGGCGAGCGGCCTTCGGCGCGTTCGCGCAGGCGGTCATAGATGCCGATGCGTTCCCAGCGGGCCAGCCATTCGGGTTCGCGCTGCGGCAGGCCCGCGCGCATGGGAAACTCGGTCTGCGGCAGGAACACGGTGTCGCGGTAATCGGGGGCGTCGGCGGTGACGGGATCGGCAGAGGTATCGGCGGCCATCGGGGCTTCCTTGGTGCGGAGGGTTCGGACATACGGGCAACCCGGCGGCGCGAAACCTCACGCCGCCGGGTTGCTAATTCGGGGTCCGAACGCCAGAAATTCCATGCCGACCTCTATAGGAACCCGTCCGCGTGCCCGCAACCCTGACCGATGATGTGCTGCGCCGCCGCAAAGATGCGGTAACGCGCTTCGTGCGCGACCGATACGGGCCGCGCGGCAGCCTGCGCCTGCACCGCGCGGCGCTTGGCTGGGATCTGTTGCGTGCGCCGGTCAACGTGATGCTGTCGCCGGTCTTTCTGCTGACCCGGCTGCTGGCCTGGGCGCTGCCGCGCCTGGGGGCAAGACGCGCGGGCGCCTGGCTGGGCGCGCGGCGGGTTTTTTTGCCATCCGACATGGGCCGGGTGATCGCGGCAGACCTGATCCGCCTGGTGGCCGACCTGGACGCATCGGGCATTGGTCCCAACGCCCCGTCCCCCGCCGTCCGCCGCGAAGCCGCCGCCCTGGCCGAAACCCGCAATGCCGTGTCCGAGATCACCACCTCGATCATCGTGCTGGCAGGCGGCTGGCTGCTGTTCAGCCGCGCGACGCCGGGCGTGATCTCTCTGGCCGGTCCGCTGGCCGAGATCCGCGCCCATTCCACGGCAGTCCGCGATTTCCTGCTGGGCGACAGCCTTGGCAAAGCCTGGTACTGGGCCTTTCCCGTGGAACTGTCCCCGTGGGAGGTCCTGCTGACCGGCGTCGCCTTGGCCGTGGCGGGATCCCTGGTCACGACCTTTGCCGGACTGATCGCCGATCCGGTCCAGCTTTGGGCCGGCACGCATCGCCGCCGCATCTTGCGCCTGCTGGACCGGCTGGACCGCGCCCAGCCCGGACCGGGCCTGGAACGCGAACACTTGCTGGCGCGGGCGGGCGACCTGTCGGAAGCCATGCTGATGCTGTGGCGAAACCTTCGCTAACCGCGTCCGCGATAGCCCGCCACGCCCTGGTCGGGCAGCCACAGCCCCGCAGGCGCAGCACCCGTTTGCCAGAAGACGTCGATGGGCATCCCGCCGCGCGGATACCAGTAACCGCCGATGCGCAGCCATTGCGGTGCGATGGCATCCACCAGCCGCTTGCCGATACCGACGGTGCAATCCTCGTGAAAGGCGCCATGGTTGCGGAAGCTGCCCAGGAACAGCTTCAGCGACTTGGATTCCACCAGCCACTCGCCCGGCACATAATCGATCACCAGATGCGCGAAATCCGGCTGGCCGGTGATCGGGCACAGGCTGGTGAATTCGGGCTGGGTGAAGCGGACCGCGTAAACCTCGTCGGCCTGGGGGTTCGGGACGCGTTCCAGCACCGCCTGTCCGGGACTGGCGGGAAGGTCGGCTTTCGCGCCAAGCTGGGTCAGGGCGTCGGTGTAATGGGTCATGGGAAATCCTTCCGGGCTGGCGCGCGGGGATAGCAGCGGCCAACCCATGCGTCAAACCGCGCCCTTGCGTCGCGTCCCCCGCCGCGCCACATGAGGTCTGACCAAACGGACCTCTCTGCCATGATCCCGCCCCGCTTCGACGTCACCGCAGACCAGATCGACCAGGTCGTCGCCGTCTTCTATGGCGCCGTCCGCCGACACGAGGTGCTTGGCCCCGTCTTTGCAGGCCACATCGCCGACTGGCCCGGTCACGAGGCGAAGATTGCCGCCTTTTGGCGCAACGCGATCCTGTACGAACGCAGCTATGACGGCAATCCGATGCGTGTGCATATGCAGGCGGGGGATGTGCGGGCGGATCACTTTCCGATCTGGCTGGGGCTGTTCGATGAAACCTTGCGCCGCACCCTGCCCCCGGACGCCGCCCGTGCCTGGTCTGCCCTGGCGCACCGGATCGGTGCCGGATTGCGCATGGGGGTCGAGGATCTGCGGGAACGCCGGACGGGGGTTCCCATCCTGCGTTAACGCCGGGGCGGACGAGCGCGATAGGTCGGCAGGCTCCACCCCAAAAGCAGGCTGCCGGCGCGCAGGGCGATCACGACCAGGCCGCAAAAGATCAGCGCCACCGGTCGGGGCATTCCCACCCCGATCAGCGCCACGGCAACGACCGCGCCGCCAAAGGCCGCAGTCACATACAGTTCGCCCTGCTTCAGCACCATGGGCAGTTCGTTGCCCACCACATCGCGGATCAGCCCGCCGAAGGTGCCGGTCACGACACCCATGGCCACGACGACAATTGGGCTGACGCCCGCCGCCAGGGCCACGCCCGCGCCGGCGGGGACAGCCACCGCCAGGGCAAATGCGTCCAGCCAGACGATCAGGCTGTAGCGGCTTTCGAACAGATGCGCGGTGAAGAACACCAGCACCGCCGCGCCCGATGTCAGCAGGATAAGTTCGGGCTGCTGCACCCAGAACACCGCATCGCGGTTCAGGATCATGTCGCGCGTGGTGCCGCCGCCGATGCCGGTCAGGGTCGCAAAGAATATAAAGCCCACCAGATCCAGTTGCGCCCGGCTGGCGACCAGGGCGCCGGTCAGCGCAAAGACCAGCACCGCGGCATAATCCAGCAGCAGGATCAGGACGCCCGGCGTCACCCCACGGCCTTCCCGGGCTTGAAGGGCGCCATGCCGCCGCGTGCCAGTTCGTCGGCGCGTTCGTTTTCGGGATGGCCCGCATGACCCTTGATCCAGGCCCAGATCACGCTGTGGCGCCGCTGCGCGTCATCCAGGCGCTGCCACAACTCGACGTTCTTGACGGGCTTGCGGTCGGCGGTCTTCCAGCCGTTGCGCTTCCAGCCGTGGATCCACTGGGTCACGCCGTTCTTCACATAGGCGCTGTCGGTGGTGATGGTGATGGTGCTTGGCCGGGCCAGAACCTCGAGCGCGGAAATCGCCGCCATCAACTCCATCCGGTTGTTGGTGGTCAGCGCCTCGCCGCCCGCCAGTTCGCGTTCCTTGACAACGGTACCGCCGTCCATTGCGCGCATCAACACGCCCCAGCCACCCGGGCCGGGATTGCCGCTGCACGCGCCATCGGTCCAGGCGAAAAGCTCAGCCATCCAGCCCCGCATATCCCGGCAATGCCGCCACACGGGCAAGCCAGCGGTTGATCGCCGGAAACCGCGCCATGTCAAAGCCGCCGCGTTCGCCCGCCGTGTGGGTATAGGAATAAAGGCAGATATCGGCCAGGCTGACCCCGTCACCGACCAGCCAGTCTCGCGCGGCCAGCCGATCCTCCATCACCCCCAGCAAGGCGTGGCCGCTGTCCAGCAGCGCGGCCATCCGGTCGGGCGTGGCCTGCGCACGGCGATGGGGATAGGTCAGCAGCGCGGCGCGCACGGCGATCACGCCTTCATGCTGGTTTTGTTCCCAGAACATCCAGGACAGCATTTCCGCCCGCCCGAACGGGTCGGCAGGGACAAACCCCGTCCCCTCGCCCAGCCAGCACAGGATCGCATTCGATTCCGGCAGCAGCCGCCCGTCGTCCAGTTCCAGCACTGGCGATTTGCCAAAGGGCAGCCGCCCGGTTTCCCTGGCGTGGTCTAGGGCCCGGGTCTGGTATTCGACATCGACCGTCTCGACCGTCCGCCCCAACAGGGACAGCAGCAGCCGCACCTTGTAGCTGTTGCCCGAGGACGGCATGGAAAAAAGTCTCATCTGCTTTGCCTTGGCTGAAATATCCTCGGGGGGTCCGGGGGGCGAAGCGCCCCCGGCGCGTGCCTCAGGCGCTTTCGCGCAGCACCTTCGGCACCTTGAATTCGACGTTTTCCTGCGCCGTCTCGACGATTTCGACCGTCACGTCATAGCGGGCGCGGAAGGCGTCGATCACCTCGTTCACCAGCACCTCGGGGGCGCTTGCGCCGGCGGTGACGCCGACGGCCGCCGCGCCGTCGATGGCGCGCCAGTCGATCTGGTCCGCGCGCATCACCAGCTGCGCATAGGCGCAGCCCGCGGCCCGCCCGACCTCGACCAGGCGCTTCGAGTTCGACGAATTCGGCGCCCCGATCACCAGCAGCGCATCGATCTTGTGCGCGACCGCCTTGACCGCCGCCTGGCGGTTGGTGGTGGCATAGCAGATGTCTTCGCGGGCCGGACCCACGATAGCCGGGAACCGCGCCTGCAAGGCCGCCACGATTTCCGCCGTGTCATCGACCGACAGGGTCGTCTGGGTGATGAAGGCCAGCCGTTCGGGATCGCGGGGCACGATGGTCGCCACGTCGGCGACGGTTTCGACCAGGATCACCTCGCCAGGGGGCAGTTGGCCCATGGTGCCCAGCACCTCGGGATGACCCTCATGGCCGATCATCACCATCTGCAGTCCCTCGGCATGATGGCGCGCGGCCTCGTTATGGACCTTGGTCACCAGCGGGCAGGTCGCGTCCACGTGGATCATGTTGCGCCGCCGCGCCTCGGCAGGCACCGCCTTGGGCACGCCATGGGCGGAAAAGATCACCGGGCGGTCATCGGGAACGTCGTCCAGTTCCTCGACAAAGATCGCGCCCTGGTCGCGCAGCCCGTCCACGACGAACTTGTTGTGGACGATCTCGTGGCGGACATAAACGGGTGCGCCCCATTTCTGCAGCGCCAGTTCGACGATCTTGATGGCACGGTCCACGCCCGCGCAAAACCCGCGCGGCGCGACAAGATACAGCATCAGGGGCGGTTTCGCGTTTTCCATGGCCCCGAGGTAGCGCGGAAGGCCGCCCTCGTCCAGCGGCACGGGCGTCACAAAGCGGCAAGGACAAGGGCCAGCATTGTTCCTGACAGGAAAGAAGGCGCCGCGCCCCCGGGCGGCGCCCCATCTGCACCTCGCGGCCCCCTTTCCGACCTTGGATCCCGCGCGCCCGATCATCGGCGCGGGCATTGGACACTCCGCTTGCCATCATCCGCCCGGGTGACTAGATAGGCGCGTCCGAATGTGAAAGGCCGAAAGCCGTGGAAAACGTCGTCCTGACCATCCATCTGATCCTCGCGGTTCTGCTGACCGGGGTGGTGCTGCTGCAACGGTCCGAAGGCGGCGGGCTGGGCATGGGCGGCGGCGGTGGCGGCGTCATGACCG harbors:
- a CDS encoding nitrite/sulfite reductase; this encodes MFDVRPVETDYVRHRAAQFRAQVERRLDGSLTEDEFRPLRLMNGVYLQLHAYMLRIAIPYGTICPDQMRMLAHLAETYDKGYGHWTTRQNIQFNWPRLVDIPDMLDKLASVGMHAIQTSGNTIRNVTTDAFAGAAADEYIDPRPYAELLRSWSTDHAEFQFLPRKFKIAITGAARDRALVAAHDIGLRLIQKDGQTGFEVWVGGGLGRTPMLGKVIRDFLPEADLLAYIEAIIATYNLSGRRDNKYKARIKITVHERGLDVFKAEVEEEFQNRRRDFHGADREALAIFRDRFAAPAFRNAGTEGYEAERAKNGAFRSWTDTNLHAHKSPGYASVIVTFKTHGETPGDAGADQMRLLADLAEQYGHADLRISHDQNVVLPHVHKSDLPAVYSALQKAGLAVANAGLTSDIIACPGMDYCTLATARSIPIAQDIATHFKDNGLEDEIGKLNIRISGCINACGHHHLGHIGILGLDRAGVENYQITLGGDGYDIPALGERAGAGFPIEEVVPAIDRLMRAYLDLRTDASERFIDAYRRLGPAPFKAALYPEPAHA
- a CDS encoding DUF2849 domain-containing protein; translated protein: MSKAFTPTAAKPGVITANDLREGHNVWMCEDGWTADPAHATLFEDEAIADLALLKAVGQSNIVVGPYLVEARRGPNGPEPAHFREAFRQRGPSNYFHGIQTLKQANLTEASNV
- a CDS encoding Lrp/AsnC family transcriptional regulator, whose translation is MSEQLPQIAGATKTNFRLDEVDRKILSLLQEDASLSLDQIADRVGASKTPVWNRIRKLREAGVIRRQVAILDPEALGLEACFFVLIRTSEHDKTWAARFLKALRERPEVIEAHRLAGDIDYILKVQVRNARAYDRFYQSLIGEVKIHNVTALLSMEEIKATSALPIPDVTR
- the arsC gene encoding arsenate reductase (glutaredoxin) (This arsenate reductase requires both glutathione and glutaredoxin to convert arsenate to arsenite, after which the efflux transporter formed by ArsA and ArsB can extrude the arsenite from the cell, providing resistance.) codes for the protein MSDYTIWHNPKCSTSRFVLQALQDAGADVTVRDYLAQPPSTVELRAALDRLGMAPRDLLRRRNTPYDDLGLGDPKLSDDALIQAMSDHPALIERPVVFGPAGARLCRPKETVFDLLAR
- a CDS encoding OsmC family protein translates to MPVVSISLMNVPGTEAAVGWAGTHCIIADRPEGKAGGMGLGFNGAQLLALAIGGCFCNDLRYIAHRRGVSVASLAVKVHLTMEGDPPIATGAEMVVQCAMDDGSDPQPLIDEARNSSMVGCSLQRGIPVSISAAQGG
- the mgrA gene encoding L-glyceraldehyde 3-phosphate reductase; translated protein: MYKPASDRYDRMQYRRCGRSGLLLPAISLGLWHNFGHDTPHQTKRDICRTAFDLGITHFDLANNYGPPPGSAEEAFGDILRTDFAGLRDELVISSKAGWRMWPGPYGEFGSRKYLVQSCDQSLKRMGLDHVDIFYSHRFDPDTPLEETMGALDHIVRSGRALYVGISSYNSARTREAVAILRDLGTPCLIHQPSYNLLNRWIERDRLLDTLDDSGMGSIVFTPLAQGMLTGKYLNGIPADSRAAQGKSLAQDWLTDDMIQRLNGLNDLAAARGQSLAQMGVAWTLRDGRVTSALIGASRPSQVTDCVGALDRLDFTAEELSRIDDLSAGGDVNIWRGSTEDAGEG
- a CDS encoding DUF3253 domain-containing protein, with translation MGRLHPGTTCCPSKIARDLAADWRPLMQPIRDQALRLADQGLLSITQGGTRIAGPDVRGPIRLGPAPSTEDRDV